A stretch of DNA from Cannabis sativa cultivar Pink pepper isolate KNU-18-1 chromosome X, ASM2916894v1, whole genome shotgun sequence:
cctggtattgcaaactttaatcagaggaagaagattaagcatgagggctctaacaaagctgcttcttcaagtacaattatcagacatcatgttctatgtgcgaattgtaatggaaagggacataaagaagaacaatgtcccaggcttctagacaattcaaacgaaggtgatgcttttgtatttgaatcatgtgttttagagaacgacaaatccacatggattgttgattctagatctactaaccatgtatgttcttcattgcagctgcttgaaacttgggagaatcttcacccagatgagttaaagcttaaggttggaaatggcgagttggtatcagttaaagcaagaggaacagcccgaatcaagtttaattctaagaagtttttacttttagagaatgttttatatattcctaattttagtagaaacttgattagcgtttcatgtttacgaacacaattttatatattgaatttttcgagttcaaattgttcaatttctcgtaatggatttcatatatgtgttgcaaacatggaacaagggctttatgttttaagacctgatactcaaatctcactaaatactgaacttttcaatgtagctaaacctagaagccttaagagaaaagagattgataatgacgatcaaacttatctatggcatttacgtttcggtcatataggctttgatagacttaataggctaaccaaagacggtccattgaaaaatgtcgtcttaggagaactgccagtttgGGAgccttgcctagaaggaaaaatgaccaaacgttctttctctgcgaagggagagcatgccaaacaacccctagggttagtgcattcagatgtttgcggaccgctgaatgtaaaagctagaggaggttatgagtatttcttcactttcattgacgatttctctagatatagttttctttacctaatgcaaaagaaatctgaaacgtttgaaaagtttcaagaatttcatgctttggctcaaaaccaattaggtaaaacattaaagatcttgcgaactgataggggtggagaatatatggatatgcagttcaaagatcatttaactgaacttggaattgaatcccaatatactgccccaagcactccacagcagaatggagttgcagaaagaagaaatcgcactctcttggaaatggttaggtctatgctgagttattcaactttgtctacgtccttctgaggatatgctattcaaatggcaaatgacattttaaatgttgtaccatctaaagcagtccctaagacacccgtcgaactatggaatggtcgtacacctagtttacgccattataggatttgggggtgccctgctcacgtcttgagaaagaaagaaggcaaactggaatcgcaaactgaagtttgcatgtttgtcggaaattctaaagagactatgggtggactattctatagtcacaaggataacaaagtatttgtttctacaaatgctactttccttgaagataactatatgaaagacaacaaaccgaaaagtgaaattgtattagaggaaatgctcacagatactgttccttcaaatgtaccatcctcttctactcaagaagaggaacatcccactcccttagttgtagcaactgagaaaactactaccaaagctcctgttcagaaggtcaccgctcctcttcgtagtgggagggtttctacaaaaccatctcgttatggcttggatggtgaaatcaatatcgtcgttggtgacggtattgatgacgacccattaacctataaacaggcaatggcaagtccacaacggaagcgatggtcagccggcatggattcagaaatggattccatgaaaaagaacaaagtctgggaatatgtagaaccacctgatgattatcgtccaattggatgtaagtgggtctacaagaagaaaagaggtgttggaggcgaagtcgaaactttcaaagctagactggtcgccaagggttatacccaaagagaaggtgtggactatgaggaaacttttagtctggttgccatgctcaaatccatccgaattcttctctccattgctgccgctttagattatgaaatttggcaaatggatgtcaagacagtctttcttaatgggcttcttgaagaaaccatctatatggagcaaccagaaggttatgttcttcctgggcaggagaataaagtttgcaaattaaataggtccatatatggacttaagcaagcttctcgctcatggaataaaaggtttgatgagatcatcaaaacctacggctttcatcagaatgaagatgaaccttgtgtttaccaactcaaggaaaaccaagtagtagtattcctgatcctttatgttgatgacattttgatcattggcaacaatgtcaagaaagtgactcacatcaaggaatggcttgacactcaattcgacatgaaagacttgggtgaggcagcctatgttctaggtattcagattatcagaaaccggaagaacagatcccttgctctctctcaaacagcttacattgacaaagttctagagagattttccatgaccaataccaatggggcaaatatgccctctagacatggtatccgtctatctaaggaacagtgtcctactgatcctcaagagatagaagacatggcaaaaattccttatgcttctgcagttggaagtctaatgtatgctatgctatgcactagacctgacatctgctatgcagttggaatcgtgagcaggtatcagtcaaatccaggatgggtacattggaatgttgttaagtatattttgaaatacttaaagagtacaagagattatgtattagtctacaagggtggtgctttaaatcccttaggttatacagactcagatttcaatggatgtcttgaagacaggaaatctacatctgggatggtgtttactcttgggggtgaagtagtggtttggagaagtgctaaacaaactgcgattttggattctaccatggaggcagaatacatagctacggctgaagcagctaaagaggttgtctgtcttaggaagttcttcaccagtcttggtgtagttcctggaatggaaaagcctctagtcctgctttgtgataacaatggagctatagccaacagtaaggaacctcggagccacaagagaagtaagcatatagaaagaaagtatcatagtatcagagaatatgtggcaagaggggatgtactggtggagaaagtggacacgcaggacaacttagctgatccattcaccaaagtcttggcagtaacttcattcgaaaagcaccgtcagaatttaggattaattgaaatgtactgatttgttttatattagtgcaagtgggagtttgttgggttttatgccctaaataaaactctatttcaatgaaatccagattattcaatatcaataaagtaacagaagtatttttcattcatttgtgtatgttttggttcacttaatcaattgtttgtctatttgatttataaattcatccaaacccctttcacatacttgatcatgtttattgtgttgtcaacacagtggaaagtaaacatgactatgtgaataaagtattcctagatttatcagaacactgggttttactgatatgacaatctacaatagagtttacttgcatttggagaaatgttatgttctttccagaacataggttaaattaaagctcaggttggatgcatggagtatgcattggaatggaccgatattgaactttgaaatagatttgtGAAACTTActgtaaatatctattcaattcaatatcataagttgatcctagattacatgatcgaaatcctgatatggttaggctcaatttcaagagtgttattcgtgttctttgatttgttagttaagcctaatttttggtcagggcaatacatacattttgggaacacggtagtacgattgagtgggagcgctaacataaatatggaatctatagcttctatctggcgaatagtaagcaaagggtgatttccttcgagcttaaccaaacgagataaatgattgagtactcatttcacttagttgaaatatcatttatacagggttaagtgttttaaggataaaatacattgtagggtgttacggtaatttagtccctttacagtgtaaatcatccatatagaggatcattgatcacattaggattataacaatggataactaatgatgtgtctatatggtggaacatatagagcattctatatactgagagtgcaattctgagttctatgtgtggattcaacgaagaattaataagtcagtgaatttaagtggtaaattctagatctgcttattggaagctcggatatatagacccatggtccccccactagttgagataattttacttgtaagactcatttaattgattttaattaatcaattaaaattctcaagatagactgtgtctatttgagaatttatcacttattaagggcaaaacagtaaatagagattttgaagggcatatttattaattaggaaactttaattagtttcattattaataaaataaatgacaatatattatttgataattaactttaattattaaataattagatttgacatttatgtggttgaacaaaggaattggcagtttttgacaaaacaggaaactatcagtataggaaaaggaaagttggaaaagtggcaagccttgtttccacaatgcctaggccggccacttaagttcccttttccctttgattttttcaatattaaatgtcaattaattcgatcatagccctgggtggtcttctataaatagaaggcaaaggcttcagttttcaacacaactgatacacaacattattctgacagaattttctctctgaaaattctctctgagccgccaccctctctctctctattccttcactgtttcgaaatctataagtgctagagtagtgcccacacacatcaagtaatacctcaatcatagtgaggaaggctgtgtagaattcagaaacaacaaagaaggactatcgggctcaaatcttgattatactctgctacagaaaggaatcaagggttagagatctgagtgggaggagacatatattccgctgcacccaatgtaagatttctgatacttttatgtgtttaattttccatcgttttagaagttcatatttaggttgttaaatcaacatacttgtgagtagatctaagttcctggtaaaataacttccaacatgaAGATGAATTTGCATGGAGCTGAGGATGATCTTTATAAAAGCTGAAAGAGGTCCTAGTCGATATGATTTTTGCCTCCCGAGAACTCActagggttcatctacaaaaatAAGGGAGACAAGAGATGAGACTTGGACGAGGGGAGAGGAGaaaaatatgtttaatatgcCAACCAAGCAAATTCAAGATAAAAAGAAGGAATTTCACTATAAAATGGAATTCCCAAACCCAGAagttaaaaatctcaaagagtatttggaatttttttagAAACTCATGAATTGGTGATTATGAACACATTCAAGCCAAAAGTGATACGAATTACAGAATCAGAAAGTTTAAGCATATGTTAGTCATAGTTAAAAGCCCTAATGTAATCTACTATATGAACAGTTCAAGAACATAGATTTTGCTTCAAGAAATTCATAAATAAACATGTGTACTCAATAGATATTGCATAAAGAAGAGGGAAAAACAAATTACTCACTGTTCGAAGCTTTTTGAGCTTTCTCGGATAGAATTTCCAGTAAGATTTCTTCGAAGATTTGAGAAGAAAATAGGAAATTTTTTTGCTCTGGTTTTCTAAGAGTAAAAATGGCTAAGAAAATTCCCAAAGAGCTTTCAACCCCTTTTATAGGCATTGAAAGGGGAAATTAATTGATTTCAAATTCGAATATTTTGGTTTTTCCCCCTAAATTGAACGTTAGTACTCATTGCAAATAATATAAACGTCACGCATGAGATGTCACTCAATAGTTAGTGCATGATTCGAGGTACAACTTTTAAGAAGTATTAAATTTCCTAAACACGAAAGAGACGTTCGATGAAGTCATGTTGGATCAAAGTTTACAACCAGACACGCGTCACCCATAAAGACAACTTCCTGGCCAAATAAGTCCACGTGCGACCAAGAAGATCTCGTGTGGACTTGGGGAAAAATGTTATCCAAATTTCTGCACTATGATGTGGCATCCATCTAGGTGACATGTGTAACATATTTTATAACATGGGCAGATGATTCTACTCCTAGTAGGTCATGCAGACTGTTATGGTGCTCAAAGTCACACATGGATGGTAGGATGTCTGAGAATCTAATGAATAGACATTCCACCAGCTCCACTTAAGCAAGTAGCTCGCATGCACTGCCCAAGGGGTGCAAGTTAACAATTTCTGATATAAATCTTGTATATCTCCAAGATTGCAAGTCACGGTATAATCCCTATATTCATTGGATAGATTTGTGTCTTTAGAAAATAAAGGCAATCAGCctaagtttcccattttcttcatTGTAATTATGGAAATAAACTAGTTTCCTATTCTATTTCTCTTTGATTTAGGAAAACCAATATCATGTAATTaatccctataaatagtggcTTCATCTcactatttaagaatacaaaaatatttagagAGAGAACATTCAAGAGAGAAATCATGATCTAAGAGTAAATTGCTTAGAGATCATTGTAAGAGCTTTCAAGAGAGAATAATTTATTCTTCCTcacaagtcaatacaactaaaggggagtaggctataaCTAACTATAAGGGGACGAACCTCTATAAATCTAGTGTCTTCTTTACTTTAACTATTTccttttctattatttatttatttgtcaaTCGCTTTAATTAAGACTGACTATCATTGGTTAAAAGCAAGGTCAACATTTCCTTTTTAGGAGAAAGGCTGAAAACATATTGGTTGTGCTTTTTTATGAGAAACAAGTTTGATATGCAATAGACTTAAAGTGATTCCTCCTTCTAGGAAGGAGAGTAAAAGATGTATTAAAATCCAAACAATATTCAAACTTAAACACTAAAGGTGAAAACCAAGTTGTAAGCAATTCCCCCTTCTaggaaggagggttgaagacaTATTGAAATTCAAGCAATATTTTCAACCACtagtttgaaattttaaaagtaaaatacAAGTAAGAAATTAAATGCAAATAAAGATTGAATACAAGCAATATGTGAGGGCACATAGTTAAGTATACTACCCCCAAGTGAGCTAGGAAGTTTGGACATCTCCAAATTCTTGGTCACTTGTTTTAAACATAGCTTGTGCGGAAGACAAAAATGTGAACTCTTGTGTaaatttcttctattttaatttCATCATGCCTGAAGGTTTACATTAAGAGAGAGAATTTACAAGGAATTACATACAACTTTAGGGGAATGTTCAGATCTAGATACCCCCAGCCTATTGGTAATAATGACATAAATGGTCTGCATTCCAGATGCAAGGGATCTCTGACCCCGTCCATTCTCTTGAGTTGAAATGTTCCATTTCCCACTTTATGTTGTATCTCATagggtccttcccaattaggtCCTAAGACCCCCACTCCCATTTCTCGCAAAGCTGGGAAGATTCTCCTCATGGTGAGATCTTTAATGTCAAATGTACGACTCTTGACTTTAGAATTAAAGAGCTTGGAAATCTTTCCTTGGTACATCTTGAGTTGAACTTGTGACTGTTCCCAGAGctctttaattaaatctaatgaTTCCTTGATCAAAGAGTGATTGTGGGTTGGGTCATAAGTTTCTCGTCCGTGAGAGGGAACTGTGGTTTCTACAGGTTTTGACTGCTTCACACCCATAAGTCATCGAATACAGTGTGTGCCTTATTAAAGTTCTCTCCGTGGTTCTGTATGCCCAAAGGACTCGCAGAGGCTCCTCCAGCCAATGGGCTTTACAAGCTTGGAGTTTCTTCTTCAAACTTGTCTTTAGGATCTTATTCACAGCTTTTACTTTTCCATTTTCCTGTGATCGAGCCACACTAGAGAAGCTCTTCATGAATTTGTACTGGTTACAGAAGTTAGTGAAGTGATCACTATCAAATTGCTTTCCGTTATTTAAGACAATCTCGTGCTGAAGTCTGAAGCAGCACACAATGTTTTTGATGACAAAGTCTAAGGACTTTTTGGAGGTGACTATATTCATGGGCTTTGCCTCTACCCATTTGGTTAAGTAGTCAACAACGATTATGGTGTACTTAACTCCTCCTTTTCCAGTGGGCAGGGATCTTACTAAGTCAATTCCCCAAATAGCGAAGGGCCATGGACTGTTCATGAGGGTGATTTTTGTTAGTGGCGCTCGCAGAACCTTGGCATATCTTTGACACTGGTCACACTTTGGGAGATACTCTATACAATGCTTCTTTTTTGTCCGCCAGAAGTAACCTTGATAGAGGATATTCTTGGATAGGCTTGGTCCAGAAGTATGGTCTTCATAGAAACCTCTATGGATCTAGTGTATGATAGCGCTTATCTTGGTCCCGACTACGCACCTTAGGTATGGCACAAATAAGCCCCTGTGGTAAAGCTTCCCATCTAGTATCACATATCAAGGAGTCTGGTACTGGACCTTTCGTGAAGTAGGTTTGTTTGCTGGAAGCTCCCATAAATTTGGGAACTGGTAGATGGTCCATATTCAGGAGTTAAAATGATCAGTGTTGGCATTTACCCCCTGCGTCTCGATACTTGAAGCTCCTAAGTGGGCCACAGGCACCACTCCATATTGAATGATCTCTATGTCTGTGGCAAGTTTTTCTACCATATCCTTAAATGAATTTTGGTCCTGAGGGACCCCACAAATGTTGTAGCTCTTAAACCCTTGCAGCAGCTCTCGTGATATTATCACATAGGCATCCATCCTTCCACCTTTGGTCTAATATTCCCTAAATATTTAATTCACCACCAGCTAGGAGTCACTATGCACTTCGATACATTAGGCTCCAACTTCCTTAGCCAATCGTAGTCCCGTTAGCATGGCTTTATGTTCAGCTTCATTATTGGAGGCAAGAAATTTAAAACAAAGAGCACTTTGGAGTTGATGCCCTTACGAAGAGATCAATATGATGCTTGCTCTGGCCCCTTTTCATTTGATGATTTGTCAATGTAGACTTTCTAGATAGGTAACTCTGAGACTCGATCGTTCGGGAGGTCACTTAATCCAGAAAATTCCACCACAAAGTCAACTAGGGATTGACCTTTGATGGATACCCTTGGCTGATATTGGATGTCAACTAGCTAAGTTCCATTGCGCATTTTTACAGCCTGTTGAATGCCTTTGGCTTTTGAAACACTTGGAAATATACTAGGAGTCATCCAATGGTGGAGAAACCAATAGCTTACCACAGACTTACAGTTCCAGTAATTTGGGTTtagtcaaatatactacacttgatctcgATATAAAGACAAttgattgattgaaatgcactacttgttttatgttagtgcaagtgggagtttgttgggattttatgccctaaataaaaccaattTCAATACAATCTGATTTGtaatcaatagaagattagaagtcatttatgtttacatgtagttttcatgtttatggtttaatgtgtacaaaatctgttaaatccagaacatatagctattcacaattacagtgatgtcaacacagtggaaggtaattgtgattatatgcttcaaaagataatgtccctttgattcatcagtgcactggatttacactaatgtaatAATCGgcaataaagtatacttacaccttggataagtgttatgttctttccagaacattggcaaagtatgctagttttggatgtatggagtatacattggactgggaccgatattgatcttagtaaaaatattataatcttgtcgttgtatctttctaagtcaatatcactggttgatcttagatcaaaagatctcaatcctgacatggttaggttcgatctcaagagtattatttgtgttctttgattttttagttaagcctaccttttgttCCGGGTAattcatacattttgggaacataatagtacaattgagtgggagagctaaacatagatatggaatccatagcttctatctggacatagaagtgaaacgatgatttccttcgatcttggcttaatagagataaatggaagagctcttatttcagtaattatattagtttactaaaatatcatttataggaagctaagtgttttaaggataaaatacagtgaggggtgaaacggtaaatttgtccccactcggtgtaaatcgtctatagaggatctttggttattgggattagaacaaTGGTTAAAATTCAtcgtgtatctatatcgtggaacatatagagcgttctatataactgagagtgtaattccaagttctatagtggttcaatgaggaattaataagttagagaatttacttggttaattctaaatctgcttattggaagctcggttgtataggcccatggtccccacactagtttagacaaactgcttgtaagacttagttaattgattttaattaatcaattataattgtaaaattagactatgtctagtttatgaattttcactaagctagagcttaattgtgaagaaaagagattcaagggtttatttgttaattaagagactttattaagtctacttaataaatatgttaaatggaaattttatttgataattaattttaattattaaataaatagttttggcatttgagTGGTTGAATtacaaaatatggcatttttaagaaaaataagataaatagttgaaaaatggcaaaattgcaaagtgatgGGTCCACATCCAGGGTCGGCCACTTATACTCTATTTTACcatttctttattaattttttaatgccaaataattcaaacctcaACCTAGatggattcctataaatagatagtgatggtctCAAATTGAAAGATGATGCACTCAAGCCTTTCAGTCAAATTTTGAGCCTTCTATCTCTCTCTCATTcgaatccttctctctctctttctctcttcaatttttcgaaccctatagtgatagtGTACATGCCAACACAGAACATGTTTGTACTCAATcgtagtgtgtaagactgtgaagaatccaattcaagtgaaggagaatcgggctcagatcttggtgatactccgctacagaaaggatacaagggttagagatctgagcggaaggagtcatttaattccactgcaaccaatgtaaggtttcttaaactttatatgtgtataaattccattgttttagaaattcatatttaggatgttaaataacatacatggtagtaaatctagatcatggtaGCCATGTGTCCATCAACTAGTGGTAGAGCTACGCCTGGGGAATATGGGTTTCTCGATCTCGAAGCCAATATGGCTACTGCAGCTAGAGCTAGTCGATCAAGGAGTGTTGGGTTTGCGTGGGTGCTTGTACGGATGTAGATGGTTCGTAGACTGTCGGGGTATACTGTGTTCCAAGAATAAGAACTGGTGAGACGAACCCAAAAGTAGAAGCAGTTGGAGTTGATGTCAAAGGGACTCCAAATGCTTGTTGGTAAGCATCTTCCAGGTTAATGAAGCCTTGGACCCTTGCCGTAAATTTAGACAACATCTCAACCCTTTTTCTTTGCATTTGTCCCCACAGCAGGGAGCCAACTGCAAGTCCCAATTGTAAGGCCACCAGTTTCATATCATCCATTACTTTAGTCTTTGCTACCATCTCCATCATGCCTTGAATAAAGTTCTTCAGACTTTCTACCGCATGTTACTTGACATTAGTGATAGAGCCCATTTCCATGTCATAATCACATGCAACAATAAATTGTTTCCTAAAGGTAGATTGCGACTCCTTCAAGGAATGGATTGATTCAGGAGCCAGTCTCTTCCTCCAATCTTCATAAAATTTGGTGAGGGTTAGGGAGAAGCACAAACACTTGGTGTCCTCACTGACTCTTGCCACCTGTATCATCTTATTGTACTTTGCTAAATGAGTCTTTGGATTAGTGTGCCCATCGTACAACTTGATTtggggcatcttgaagttcttgGGAGTAGA
This window harbors:
- the LOC133032274 gene encoding uncharacterized protein LOC133032274 encodes the protein MNSPWPFAIWGIDLVRSLPTGKGGVKYTIIVVDYLTKWVEAKPMNIVTSKKSLDFVIKNIVCCFRLQHEIVLNNGKQFDSDHFTNFCNQYKFMKSFSSVARSQENGKVKAVNKILKTSLKKKLQACKAHWLEEPLRSKPVETTVPSHGRETYDPTHNHSLIKESLDLIKELWEQSQVQLKMYQGKISKLFNSKVKSRTFDIKDLTMRRIFPALREMGVGVLGPNWEGPYEIQHKVGNGTFQLKRMDGNDDTDQENYEQGLLISSSPCLTIYNSWVEQARPLSEDEVVSRRDIEVLEVKDEGEVCPTSPFKAEGEEEEEDEITWRKNIQRLDLQTVEV